In Strigops habroptila isolate Jane chromosome 14, bStrHab1.2.pri, whole genome shotgun sequence, one genomic interval encodes:
- the LOC115616512 gene encoding myosin heavy chain, skeletal muscle, adult isoform X2 codes for MTSPDSEMAAFGEAAPYLRKSEKERIEAQNRPFDAKTSVFVAHPKESFVKGTIQSKEGGKVTVKTEAGETLTVKEDHVFPMNPPKYDKVEDMAMMTHLHEPAVLYNLKERYAAWMIYTYSGLFCVTINPYKWLPVYNPEVVLAYRGKKRQEAPPHIFSISDNAYQFMLTDRENQSILITGESGAGKTVNTKRVIQYFATIAASGEKKKEDQPGKMQVKTIVILQGTLEDQIISANPLLEAFGNAKTVRNDNSSRFGKFIRIHFGATGKLASADIETYLLEKSRVTFQLHAERSYHIFYQIMSNKKPELIDMLLITTNPYDFHYVSQGEVTVPSIDDQEELMATDSAIDILGFTPDEKTAIYKLTGAVMHYGNLKFKQKQREEQAEPDGTEVADKAAYLMGLNSADLLKAMCYPRVKVGNEYVTKGQTVEQVNNAVGALAKAVYEKMFLWMVVRINQQLDTKQPRQYFIGVLDIAGFEIFDFNSFEQLCINFTNEKLQQFFNHHMFVLEQEEYKKEGIEWEFIDFGMDLAACIELIEKPMGIFSILEEECMFPKATDTSFKNKLYDQHLGKSSNFQKPKPAKGKAEAHFSLVHYAGTVDYNITGWLEKNKDPLNETVIGLYQKASVKTLALLFANYGGADAGQLYAGGGKKGGKKKGSSFQTVSALFRENLNKLMTNLRSTHPHFVRCIIPNETKTPGAMEHELVLHQLRCNGVLEGIRICRKGFPSRVLYADFKQRYRVLNASAIPDGQFMDSKKASEKLLGSIDVDHTQYRFGHTKVFFKAGLIGLLEEMRDEKLAEIMTMTQARCRGFLMRVEYRKMVERRESIFCIQYNVRSFMNVKHWPWMKLFFKIKPLLKSAESEKEMANMKQEFEKTKEELAKSEAKRKELEEKMVALLQEKNDLQLQVQAEADSLADAEERCDQLIKTKIQLEAKIKEVTERAEDEEEINAELTAKKRKLEDECSELKKDIDDLELTLAKVEKEKHATENKVKNLTEEMAALDETIAKLTKEKKALQEAHQQTLDDLQVEEDKVNTLTKAKTKLEQQVDDLEGSLEQEKKLRMDLERAKRKLEGDLKLAQDNIMDLENDKQQLDEKLKKKDFEISQIQSKIEDEQALGMQLQKKIKELQARIEELEEEIEAERTSRAKAEKHRSDLSRELEEISERLEEAGGATAAQVEMNKKREAEFQKMRRDLEEATLQHEATAAALRKKHADSTAELGEQIDNLQRVKQKLEKEKSELKMEIDDLASNMESVSKAKANLEKMCRTLEDQLSELKTKEEQNQRMINDLNTQRARLQTESGEYSRQVEEKDALISQLSRGKQAFTQQIEELKRHLEEEIKAKNALAHALQSARHDCDLLREQYEEEQEAKGELQRALSKANSEVAQWRTKYETDAIQRTEELEEAKKKLAQRLQDAEEHVEAVNAKCASLEKTKQRLQNEVEDLMIDVERSNAACAALDKKQKNFDKILAEWKQKYEETQAELEASQKEARSLSTELFKMKNAYEESLDHLETLKRENKNLQQEISDLTEQIAEGGKAIHELEKVKKQIEQEKSELQASLEEAEASLEHEEGKILRLQLELNQVKSEIDRKIAEKDEEIDQMKRNHLRIVESMQSTLDAEIRSRNEALRLKKKMEGDLNEMEIQLNHANRVAAEAQKNLRNTQGVLKDTQIHLDDALRTQEDLKEQVAMVERRANLLQAEVEELRAALEQTERSRKLAEQELLDATERVQLLHTQNTSLINTKKKLETDIVQIQGEMEDTIQEARNAEEKAKKAITDAAMMAEELKKEQDTSAHLERMKKNLDQTVKDLQLRLDEAEQLALKGGKKQIQKLEARVRELEGEVDAEQKRSAEAVKGVRKYERRVKELTYQSEEDRKNILRLQDLVDKLQMKVKSYKRQAEEAEELSNVNLSKFRKIQHELEEAEERADIAESQVNKLRVKSREFHGKKIEEEE; via the exons ATGACCTCTCCGGACTCTGAGATGGCCGCCTTTGGGGAGGCGGCTCCTTACCTCCGAAAATCAGAAAAGGAGAGAATCGAGGCCCAGAACAGACCTTTCGATGCCAAGACATCGGTCTTTGTGGCCCATCCTAAAGAATCCTTTGTGAAAGGGACAATCCAGAGCAAAGAAGGAGGGAAGGTCACTGTCAAGACTGAAGCTGGAGAG ACCCTGACCGTGAAGGAAGACCACGTCTTTCCCATGAACCCTCCCAAGTACGATAAAGTCGAGGACATGGCCATGATGACCCACCTCCACGAACCCGCTGTGCTGTACAACCTCAAAGAGCGTTATGCAGCCTGGATGATCTAC ACCTACTCGGGTCTCTTCTGTGTCACCATCAACCCCTACAAGTGGCTGCCGGTGTACAACCCGGAGGTGGTGTTGGCCTACCGAGGCAAGAAGCGCCAGGAGGCCCCTCCACACATCTTCTCCATCTCTGACAACGCCTATCAGTTCATGCTGACTG ATCGTGAGAACCAGTCGATCCTGATCAC CGGAGAATCCGGAGCAGGGAAGACTGTGAACACGAAGCGTGTCATCCAGTACTTTGCAACAATTGCAGCGAGcggggagaagaagaaagaagatcaGCCAGGCAAAATGCAGGTGA AAACAATTGTCATCCTGCAGGGAACGCTTGAGGATCAAATCATCAGCGCCAACCCACTGCTGGAGGCCTTTGGAAATGCCAAGACCGTGAGGAATGACAACTCCTCACGCTTT GGCAAATTTATCAGAATCCACTTTGGGGCCACAGGCAAACTGGCTTCTGCTGACATTGAAACTT ATCTGCTGGAGAAGTCCAGAGTCACTTTCCAGCTCCACGCAGAAAGAAGTTACCACATATTTTATCAGATCATGTCCAACAAGAAACCAGAGCTAATTG ACATGCTCCTCATTACCACCAACCCATATGATTTCCACTATGTGAGTCAAGGTGAGGTCACTGTTCCCAGTATTGATGACCAGGAGGAGCTCATGGCTACAGAT AGTGCCATTGATATTCTGGGCTTCACTCCTGATGAGAAGACAGCCATCTACAAACTAACAGGGGCTGTCATGCACTATGGGAACCTGAAGTTCAAGCAGAAACAACgagaggagcaggcagagcctgATGGCACTGAAG TGGCTGACAAGGCTGCCTACCTGATGGGCCTTAATTCAGCTGATCTGCTCAAAGCCATGTGTTACCCCAGAGTCAAGGTTGGGAACGAATACGTGACCAAAGGTCAAACAGTTGAACAG GTGAACAATGCAGTTGGTGCCCTGGCAAAAGCCGTCTATGAGAAGATGTTCTTGTGGATGGTTGTTCGTATCAACCAACAGCTGGATACCAAGCAGCCCAGACAGTACTTCATCGGTGTCCTGGACATTGCTGGCTTTGAAATCTTTGAT TTCAACAGCTTTGAGCAGCTGTGCATCAACTTCACCAATGAGAAACTGCAACAGTTCTTCAACCACCACATGTTTGTGCTGGAGCAAGAGGAAtacaagaaggaaggaattgAATGGGAGTTCATTGACTTTGGGATGGACCTGGCTGCCTGCATTGAGCTCATTGAGAAG CCCATGGGCATCTTCTCCATCCTGGAAGAGGAGTGCATGTTCCCCAAGGCAACTGACACCTCTTTCAAGAACAAGCTCTATGACCAGCATCTGGGCAAGTCCAGCAACTTCCAGAAGCCAAAGCCTGCCAAAGGCAAGGCTGAGGCTCACTTCTCGCTGGTGCACTATGCTGGCACGGTGGACTACAACATCACTGGCTGGCTTGAGAAGAACAAAGACCCTCTGAATGAAACAGTCATTGGGTTGTACCAGAAAGCATCTGTGAAGACACTGGCCTTACTCTTTGCCAACTATGGTGGAGCAGATGCAGGTCAGCTTT ACGCTGGTGGTGGCAAGAAGGGTGGCAAGAAGAAGGGTTCTTCTTTCCAGACTGTCTCAGCTCTTTTCCGG GAGAATTTAAACAAGCTTATGACAAATCTACGGAGCACTCACCCTCATTTTGTACGATGCATCAtcccaaatgaaacaaaaacaccGG GTGCCATGGAACATGAGCTGGTGCTGCATCAGCTGCGCTGTAACGGTGTGCTGGAAGGCATCAGAATTTGCAGGAAAGGATTTCCCAGCAGAGTCCTATATGCTGACTTCAAACAGAG ATACAGAGTGCTTAATGCAAGTGCTATTCCAGATGGTCAGTTCATGGACAGCAAGAAGGCTTCAGAGAAGCTTCTTGGTTCCATTGATGTGGACCACACACAGTACAGATTTGGTCACACCAAG GTGTTCTTCAAAGCCGGGCTGATAGGTCTGCTTGAGGAGATGAGAGATGAGAAACTAGCAGAAATTATGACCATGACACAAGCCAGATGCAGGGGCTTcctcatgagagtggagtacCGGAAAATGGTGGAGAGAAG AGAATCCATCTTCTGTATCCAGTACAATGTTCGTTCATTCATGAATGTGAAGCACTGGCCTTGGATGAAACTGTTCTTTAAGATCAAGCCCTTGCTGAAGAGTGCAGAATCTGAGAAGGAGATGGCCAACATGAAACAAGAGTTTGAGAAAACCAAGGAAGAACTTGCAAAGTCTgaggcaaagaggaaggaactggaggagaaaatggtggccctgctgcaggagaaaaatgacctGCAGCTCCAAGTACAGGCG GAAGCAGACAGCTTGGCTGATGCTGAGGAGAGATGTGACCAGctcatcaaaaccaaaatccagcTGGAAGCCAAAATTAAGGAGGTGACTGAAAGggctgaggatgaggaggaaatTAATGCTGAGCTGACAGCCAAGAAGAGGAAACTGGAGGATGAATGTTCGGAGCTGAAGAAAGATATTGATGACCTTGAGTTAACGTTGGCCaaagtggagaaggaaaagcatgcCACTGAAAACAAG GTGAAAAACCTCACAGAGGAAATGGCAGCCCTAGACGAGACCATTGCCAAGCtgacaaaagagaagaaagcccTCCAAGAAGCCCATCAGCAGACGCTGGATGACCTGCAAGTAGAGGAAGACAAAGTCAATACTCTGACCAAGGCTAAGACCAAGCTGGAGCAACAAGTGGATGAT CTGGAAGGGTCCCTGGagcaagagaagaaactgcGCATGGACCTTGAGAGAGCTAAGAGGAAACTCGAAGGAGACCTGAAGCTGGCCCAGGACAACATCATGGATTTGGAAAATGATAAGCAGCAGCTggatgagaaactgaagaa gaaagaCTTTGAAATCAGCCAGATCCAGAGCAAAATTGAAGATGAGCAAGCCCTGGGCATGCAATTACAGAAGAAGATCAAGGAGCTGCAG GCCCGTATTGAGGAACTGGAGGAAGAAATTGAGGCAGAGAGAACCTCTCGggcaaaagcagagaagcatcGGTCTGACCTCTcgagggagctggaggagatCAGCGAGCGCCTGGAGGAAGCAGGCGGGGCTACAGCAGCTCAGGTTGAGATGAACAAGAAGCGTGAGGCCGAGTTCCAGAAGATGCGTCGTGACCTCGAAGAGGCCACGCTGCAGCATGAAGCCACGGCTGCTGCCCTGCGGAAGAAGCACGCGGACAGCACCGCTGAGCTTGGGGAGCAGATCGACAACCTGCAGCGAgtgaagcagaagctggagaaggagaagagtgAACTGAAGATGGAGATTGATGACTTGGCCAGTAACATGGAGTCCGTCTCCAAAGCCAAG GCAAATCTGGAGAAGATGTGCCGCACCCTGGAAGACCAGCTGAGTGAGCTTAAAACTAAGGAGGAGCAGAATCAGCGCATGATCAATGACCTCAATACTCAAAGAGCTCGTCTGCAGACAGAGTCGG GTGAATATTCACGCCAAGTGGAGGAAAAAGATGCTCTGATTTCTCAGCTGTCCAGGGGCAAGCAAGCATTTACCCAACAGATTGAGGAACTCAAGAGACATCTAGAGGAAGAAATTAAG GCCAAGAACGCGCTGGCCCACGCCTTGCAGTCTGCTCGCCACGACTGTGACTTGCTCCGGGAGCAAtatgaggaggagcaggaagccAAGGGCGAGCTGCAGCGCGCCCTGTCCAAGGCCAACAGCGAAGTGGCCCAGTGGAGAACCAAATACGAGACGGACGCTATTCAGCGCAcggaggagctggaggaggccAA GAAGAAGCTGGCACAGCGCCTGCAGGATGCAGAGGAACATGTTGAAGCTGTCAATGCCAAATGTGCCTccctggaaaagacaaagcagaggctgcagaatGAAGTGGAGGACCTGATGATTGACGTGGAGAGATCAAatgctgcctgtgcagctctggATAAGAAGCAGAAGAACTTTGACAAG ATCCTGGCAGAATGGAAGCAGAAGTATGAGGAAACACAGGCTGAACTAGAAGCCTCCCAGAAGGAGGCTCGCTCTCTCAGCACGGAGCTGTTTAAGATGAAGAATGCCTATGAGGAGTCCTTGGACCACCTGGAAACGCTGAAGCGTGAGAACAAGAACTTGCAGC AGGAGATTTCTGACCTCACGGAGCAGAttgcagagggaggaaaagcgATTCATGAGCTGGAGAAAGTCAAGAAGCAGATTGAGCAGGAGAAATCTGAGCTCCAAGCCTCCCTGGAGGAAGCTGAG GCCTCCCTAGAACATGAAGAGGGCAAGATCCTGCGCCTCCAACTTGAGCTCAACCAGGTCAAGTCTGAGATTGACAGGAAGATAGcagagaaagatgaggagaTTGACCAGATGAAGAGAAACCACCTCAGAATTGTGGAGTCCATGCAGAGCACCCTGGATGCTGAGATCAGGAGCAGGAATGAAGCCCTGCGGCTGAAGAAGAAGATGGAGGGAGACCTGAATGAAATGGAGATCCAGCTCAACCATGCCAACCGTGTGGCTGCCGAGGCACAGAAGAACCTGAGAAACACGCAGGGAGTGCTCAAG GATACCCAGATACACTTGGACGATGCTCTGAGGACACAGGAGGACCTGAAGGAGCAGGTGGCCATGGTGGAGCGTAGAGCAAACCTGTTGCAGGCTGAAGTTGAGGAGCTACGGGCAGCCCTGGAGCAGACGGAGCGGTCCAGGAAATTGGCCGAGCAGGAGCTTCTGGATGCCACTGAACGTGTGCAGCTCCTCCACACCCAG AACACCAGCTTGATCAACACCAAGAAGAAGCTGGAGACAGACATCGTGCAAATTCAGGGTGAGATGGAAGATACCATCCAGGAAGCCCGCAATGCTGAAGAGAAGGCCAAGAAGGCCATCACAGAT GCGGCCATGATggcagaagagctgaagaagGAGCAGGACACCAGCGCCCACCTGGAGAGGATGAAGAAGAACCTGGACCAGACGGTGAAGGACCTGCAGCTCCGTCTGGATGAGGCTGAGCAGTTGGCACTGAAGGGAGGCAAGAAGCAAATCCAGAAGCTGGAGGCCAGA GTGCGGGAGCTGGAAGGGGAGGTTGATGCTGAGCAGAAGCGCAGCGCTGAAGCCGTGAAGGGTGTGCGCAAGTACGAGAGGAGGGTGAAGGAGCTGACCTACCAG TCTGAGGAAGACCGGAAGAATATTCTCAGGCTCCAGGATCTGGTGGACAAGCTGCAAATGAAAGTGAAATCCTACAAGAGACAAGCAGAGGAGGCT GAGGAGCTGTCCAATGTCAACCTCTCCAAGTTCCGAAAGATCCAGCACGAGCTGGAGGAAGCTGAGGAGCGGGCAGATATTGCAGAGTCCCAGGTCAACAAGCTCCGAGTCAAGAGCCGGGAGTTTCATGGCAAGAAGATAGAAGAGGAAGAGTGA